The Arachis ipaensis cultivar K30076 chromosome B07, Araip1.1, whole genome shotgun sequence genomic interval tgcagttaaaaggatcattagatatgttcatggcacatccaattttggtctttggtatcctaagattgatgatttttctgtagttggttattgtgatgcagattttgctggtgatagagtaGATAGAAGGAGTACTTCAGgcctatgttgcttccttgggaagtccttaaatgtatggtcaagtaagaagTAACCAACAGTGGCCCTTTCCActacagaggctgagtatatagctgctttttcttgttgttctcagcttttatggttaaaaacacagcttgctgattacaaattaaatggtaaaaatattcccttgatgtgtgataatatgagtgccattaatatttctaaaaatccagttttgcactctaggactaagcatattgaagtgaaatttcactcaataagagaacatgttcaaaaaggggatattagtattcaatttgttaaatcagaggaataattagcagatatttttacaaaatcaCTTGTTGAGGACATATTCTGCATGTTTAGGACTAGCCTAGGAATTTTAAGCTATGATTCATTGTTTGAAAATTActgatgtgtttgttgaagtCTTTGTCTCATAGGTTCGAATGAGAAAATTCTGGGCAGAAGAAGAACCATCACTCTGAATTTTATCTTCTGGGCTCTGAATTTTCTTGGAATAGGGTTCTGAACTTTCTTTTTCCAAGAACACTCTTAACTTGCTGCAATTGCAAACCTATTCATGTATTGTGCATGTCTCTTAACATTTCTCTTTGTCATCATTTCAATTTTTGGAAAACTGCAACTTCTGTTTTAATTGTGCTAATGTCTTGTTTGAGAATTCTATTTTGCAGGTCAAAGAGACATTTGTTGAATAAGAAATGAGAGATCTGGTTTTTGTAGTGTAAAAAATGGACATAGACCATGCTTGAATCTTATTATACATGtggtctttttgtttttttttaaacctTCAAGTGATATGAAACTCTCTTTTTGGTTCTAATGAATTTTTACCAAGAATTGGTCTGTGCATATTGTGAGTTTTGTTATATAACTATGGTGTTGCtggttgaaatatgatttttatttctcttccgaatttttttgtatttcaaAACGCAACACATAGCTTTAACATGCCTCTAACACACTATATTGCAGGTTCTGTTTTGTTTTATTTCTCCCACCTTGATAACAAAAGGGGAGAAAAATGCATATATGAGGCTTGATAAGACATAAGACTTACTGAGATTATTGGATATTAGTTTTGATTAGTCTTGTGTTTGTTAATTGACTTGTGTTTATGAAATGAAACCTGTTTGACTTGTTTATGAACTGAACTTGGCTGACTTGTTTGTGAACTAAAATTGGATGACTTTAAGTCATTTGATCTTTATGTTGTGCTAGTGAATTGTTTGTTACATGCTACCATAGTTTGCAATATGTGCTTGTATGGATTATTAGACTTTTGTGCAACCATAGAATTCTAGATAAGCATGTATATACATTAGATTGTTGTGTTGGCATTATTGTCTATGTCCTCAGCTTAAGCGACATTCATATCTAAaagggggtggttcagtgaaacaacTAAAGGGACCCACTCATTCAGAGAGAGTGGtattggatgatgatgatgatgatgactttatCCCTGAGGAatctcctcctccttccaccGAGGGTACTTCCATCTCTACTGGCCAGAAATCTGCTCTGCTGAATGTGGTCAAGGATGTCGCTCAAGAGTTTGTTTCCCAATCAAATCACATGATTGCCATGAGTAAGGAACAAAGGAAGCTAGCTAGTAAGCATGAGAACTTCCTGAAGAAATCAAGGGATAGGGTGGCTGTGCTCATGACCTTCATTGACAaccttcaaaatgatgaagacattgccactgatgttgaagaggaagctgcttcggaggggaatggttctgatgcctaggatttgtctcataaaaactgctgctgctgctctctttttgtctcatgaattctgTTTCTTTAGCTACTTTTGAACTGTTtcattttggatgactgtaataactctaGATATTGCTGCACCTTTGGTAGTTTAGTCAGTACTTTGCACTATGGACTAACTCTTTTCTGCAGGATGCAAGACTTTGTTTTTGTTGATCTTGCTTGTtatccacccttgatgacaaaagggggagtaatagcatTAATACTTGAGTTTTGGCCTGCAACActaaataattagtaatatgcaattttaattaatcaacactaattatttattttgcccaaaaataatgtttgtcatcactaattaaatttattaatttcttaactcaacaatctcccccttgatgacaaacatatttAAGCAATAACCAAAAAGGAAATGAATTTGAGTAATAGCATTAATACTTGAGTTTGCATGCTGAATATTCTTTGCTGCATTAGTACTTAATCTCACAAGCTAAATCAGTTTGCTGATGGTATTAGCTTGATGTTGGGCTGATTATGTGATGTTGCTTATCTGATATCCCTTAGCCAAGATAATTGTGTACAGCTCTCAAATTGTGTTATCTTTAAGTACAATGTAAAacaggaataaagaagaaagcaTAAATCCAGGAGGAGCTaatcttgaaaaggaaagggaGAGCAACActaaagcaagaaacatcaaaggGAAGTTTTCTAactttatcaaaaaaaaaaattaattcctttgatcattgcttgattatgtttgtcatcaagggggagattgttgagttaagaaattaattaatagaattaatgatgacaaacatttgatTAGTGGGCTAATCACCCAATCAGTTTTGATTATTTTTGATAAAGTGATGCAGGCCAAaaacaagtgttgcagcagcccaaCACCAAACAGAAGATATATGCTAATGGGCTGAATGGTaagtaaaaataaagataagcCCAAGTCATTCATCTCAAGCAAAAATTCTTCAAAGAAGCAAGGCACCAACGGGTTACTTAATGGAAAACCAATCCAAGCCCGTATCCATCCCACAAAGCTTCTCTTGTAAGATTGAAGTATTCTCTCTTTCAAAGTACAACGTTCCTCTCCTCCCTGACTAAGTCAAATCagcttcagaaaagtaagaaagagaaagagagagagagcttcttcaccaagatagtcaccaaagaagcaagaaagagaaactaAGCTTGAAAGGCAGAAGTCATCTcaacaaatccaaaccaaatcaagcttaggttatagGTAAATCTTTTCCTCTTACATGCAACTCGGTTAcatctcttcttcccaactctctgctctatccgaaatgggatacaaaggaaagaggatttctgttcttccctgctgtgtatctacggtcTTAAACaagacttggggaccaagttggttcttaagggctcagatcaagttgaccatgagAAGATCTCTATGGTTGCtactttatggctttcggtcaagatgaagaAGTCAAAATTaaagtttctactctaaggtttaatgagaaaaagtgattctgtgggttggtgaagctcaaggctcaaggtgttgaccttggaagaagaaccaagcaacatgcaaggagataaaagaagcttgctgCTCATTCAGAAGGCGAGGAGAGAAAACTAGAGTGTGAGAATAGTGTTCtgcaaagaagttcctctacttggataatgctttctttcaaagaagaattcggccaatactgaagaactgtatctgaggtttgcgaatctggttttgcacatagtaAAGAagctgctgatgaagtcaatctccttcatgttttacagattgtaatgtacttttctaagtttatctttctgtaatttcttgcgagaaaaggcattgtgagaaagttcaagtaaaagccatgagtggaaaaaggctgagtgaaacacttgagagaaaagcctagagttaattttggatttctttaggtatgtttgtgtcttgtatcttgtacctgtgaggtatccctttcttagttgggttagcactaagagtgaatagttaggtattagcatagccaatgtcaagttaggttagaacttgagtgtgaaaggattgtgtcaatcctgtggaattggtgtatgtaatactgttaactatagtgaaattcttccattgttgtggaggagactggacgtaggttgcatagcacaaggcaaccgaaccaggatacatgctggtgttagcttttctcttctctactgtgttctgttttctgatattcatgagataaaaataaattgtctcataaatttccgctgctgagttcaaacagaatcagaattgaaagttcaCTTTAAAAAAGGGTCATAACAGCAATTttaaaggaaggcatagattcaaccccccttctctaagcctaccacaaccttcagtcCCGCTCCTTCGCTGACCTGTTTTTCCTTCTTTGCCACATGATATCCTATCTTAATTGTGTAACCCCCATCCCATTTGAAAGGCCATATTAGTCTGTCCTCGCTCCTCAGTAGACTTATGGGTGTTTGCAAAATTTTTTTGCTTATGTTCTCCGGGAATATTTCTGTTATTCTTCCTTGATTTCATCCTTCTCCCTCGATGATGAGCTCGTTTACTCTATTTACTAAGTGATTTCTGTTCAAAAGGATTTTACCCATGCCCATAACCCAGTTGTCTTCCTATATCTTTACTTTTGAGCCCTTTCCAATACTCCATCTCCCATTCCTTCTCAAGAAGTCCCTGCCTTGGATGAGACTTTTCCATGCCCATGATCCTCCACTCCCGGTGCCGGCTTCCCAAAAATCACTATCCTCAAAATATATTGCTTTTAGAATTTTTACCCATATTGCATTTGGATTTTCAATCACCCTTCATGCTTGCTTGGCTAGATAAGCTAAATTCTGACACTATAGGTCCCTAAAACCTAACCCGCCATCCCTCTTGCTTTTGCAAACCTTGCTCCAGCTTTTCCAGTGTATCCCCTTTACTCTCTCAGAGTTTGCCCACCAAAATCTTGCAACTTTTGATCCTATTCTTTGGCAGAAACTTTTGGGCAGCAAGACAATGCTCATAGCGTAACTGGGTATGGCTTGAATAACTGCTTTAATCAAAGTCTCCTTCCCTGCCTGGTTAAGTAGTCGCTCTTTCCATCCTTCAATTTTGTTGTCTATCCTTTCTTCTAGCTATGCCAACGCTTTGTTCTTCGATCTTCCCCAATATGCCGGTAGCCCAAGGTATTTCCCAGGATTTACCCAGGTTTGCATGCCCATTATCTCCTCTATATTGACCCTTGTCTGAATCGGTACCTGCTGTCCAAACACTATGCTCGATTTCTCTAAATTAATCTTTTGTCCCGATGCATCCGTGTATCTGTTCAGAATTAAGATGCTTTGATATAGTTCCTCTTTTTTAGCTTCCGCAAAAAGAATACAATCGTCAGCAAACATAAGGTGAGTGATAATTGGTGCTGTTGGAGCAAGCTTAACGCCTGAAATACGTCGTTCCCTTTGTGCTTCCTCCATAAGTGCTGTGAAGACCTCTGCTGCTATAATGAACATATTTGGTGATAAAGGATCACCTTGTCTCAGACCTCTTTGAGGTTTTACCCTCTTAGACAGCTTaccatttattttaaatttatagcttGCGCTTTTGATACATTCCTTTACTAACTGTATCCAGCTCTGCTTAAAACCAAAAGAAAGTAAAACATTTTTTGTTTAAATTGTGGAAGGCCTCCTGAATAATGACAATGTTGACTTGTATGAGTTTTCCTCCCACGAAAGCGCTTTGGGTAGGGAAAATTAATTTATCAAGAAACTTTTTTAACCTAAGGACAATGATCTTCGTCACGATCTTGTAAATGTAATTACAGCAGCTGATGGGTCTTAATTAGCTGAGGTATTCTGGTTGTTTAACTTTGGGAATTAGGACCACTGTAGTCTCTCCCATGTCCTCTGGCATTCTCCTGCTAGCAAAGATATCCTTAATAACATCACAGACCTCTCTACTGATGATATCCCAGTGTTTTTGAAAGAATACACTGCTAAGACCATCTGGACTGGGTGCTTTTAGGCTTCCTATACTGAAGGCTGCATCCCTTATCTCCTTATCTAACACTTCCTTTAGGAGCTCCCTGTTCATTTCAACAGTGACCTTTTTCGGGATAATCTGGGTGCATTCCTCTACTCTGCTCTTTGTGGTTGTGGCAAAAAGATCAGTGAAGTGTCTTTCCACTAATTTCATGATGTCCTTGCTCCCTGTAATCCAATTTTCCTCTGCGTCCTTCAATCTCTCGATCTTATTCAAGTCTCTTCTTTGAATTGTCGTTGCATGGAAGAAGGAGGTGTTTTTGTCCCCAAACTTTAGCCATTTTAATCTTGCTCTCTGGCCCCAgtacttttcttctttcttccataGTTGTGATATTTCAACCTTCAGATCCTTGATCCTTTCTTGCTGCTGTTCTGAAAACTCCTGATTTTGCAGTTTTGTGATTTCATCCTTAAGTTGGTTGATTTTCTTGTTAGCTCTGGTGAAAGTTCTTTTACTCCACTGCTCCAATTCATTCTTGCAACTCTTGAATTTTCCTTGTAGTTTTTTCCAgttattccttttattttcattcttttacaTCCTTGCTTGATTATCTTCTCACAATCTTCGTGATCTTCCCAATATGCTTCATACTTAAAGTTTCATTCGAATTTTTCTTTCGGTTCCAGCCTTAAAACCAGAGGGCAATGATCAGATTCTATCGCCGGGAGGGTTGTGAGGGTTGCATTCTGATATAACTTCCTCCATTCCCAGTTAACAAGGACCCTGTCTAGCCTTCCTCTTGTAACGAAGCCATTCCTAGGATTGCTAAACCATGTGAATTTTCCTCCATGTCCATCAATCTGTTGCTGTTCACAAAATTCCTAAATTCTTCCACCTGCTCTCTTGGTTTTGGGTGTAAGCCCAATTTTTCTTCTTGAttcaaaatattattaaaatccCCAATGAACAGCTGTGGttcattttgattttgattttgagctACTAAATCCCTCCATTGCTTCCTTCTCTGCCTAAAGTTGGGGTCTCCATACACAAAACAACAATCTCATTTATTTCCTTTCCTATCTGTAATATAAGTTTTAATAACATTATGACACCAAGAGTAAATATCAAGATTCATATTTCTATTCCATAAAAGACTTAGACCTCCGAACAAGCCCCGGAGTTCTACACAAAAAGATTTATCAAAACGGAGTTCTCTCTTTAACTTTCTGATTTTGCTTTCCTTAGCTCTTGTTTTCATAAGGAAAATAATGGCCGGCTTGATCTTTTTGCAAAGATCTTTTAATTCGGAAACTGTCGTGGTTGCCGCCACACCCCGACAGTTCCAACTTACTATACTCATGGCTAGGGTTGAGACATGTATAGGCCCGCCTCCTCAGCCTCTGTACTACTGAGAACAGTTTGCATTTCCCCTACAACTATGTCTCTCTCTGTTAACTCATCCTTCCTGGTCCTTTTGGTATTGGTGCTGTCTTGAAgcgattcttcttcttcttcttctcctgcaGCTTTAATCATCAGAGTGTCATGTTCCGCCCTCTTCCTCTTGATGTTCAACTTGCTCATGATCTCCATTGTGAGCCTCTTTTCCCACTCAGCATGCAGAGCTTGTGTCTCCTTCTTCCCACTTttatcttcctcctcttcctcggcTAGCTCCACAAAATATGTGCCTCCTCCAGCTGCCCTCTGTATAATTAAATTCTTCTCTTTTGCCATGCcatccttctcttcttccattCTTCTGATCTCCCAAATATCCCTGCTGTCCTCATTAGATTTTAAAGCCTTGCCTTTGTTTTGTTGTTCCGTTCCTGCTGCTGCATTTGTTGTGTTTTTAGCACCAAAGCTGGCCTTCAGAATCTCCCTTATTGTCTTTGGGCCCAATTCATCCTCCGTATTGTTATGCTGCCATCTATATCCTTCCTCTTTCCTGctcttttttgtgttttgttgGTCCACTTTCATAAGGCTTGTATGGTCCAAATTGTTTGGGTTTCCTCGTTCTTGGTTAATGCTTTTCTGTTCTCCCTGTTGTTTTCCGGTCCAGTACCcagcttctattccttcttttatTGGGCCTGGCCCATTAGTATTCCTTCCTCTTTTGGTCCTGATCTCATTTAAGTCTGTCATAATTTTTTCTAGTATCTTCTCGGCTCTTCTATTGTAATTCCTTTGATTTTCTGCCATCCTCAGCTGATTACGAGGGATTTCTCCTACCTGCTCTGCAGTTCTGAGATACATTTACCCTAACGGCTCCTAATTTTCTGATgttcctttctttcctttttccttcCTTCCCTCTTCTAGACTTCTACCTACTCCGTTGGCTGCAGATTCCTGTAATTCCTGGATGTCACGTGCTTCCGTCTCTTCGTCCCCTTCTTGTGATTTGCTCTGCTTCCATCTTCTTCCCTCTCCCCTATTCAGAGATTTGGCTTGGCCTACCCCTAGCTTGTGATTTGGCTTGGTCTGGATTCCACGCCGCCATGGCCATCTCCTTATTGCATTCTTTTTTGCTGTGTCCTATAACCCCACAGTTCATGCAGTAACAATCTTGAAGGCGCTCATATTTAAAATGAACCTAGATATTGGGGAGGTTTTCCCTAGCCATATAAAAACCTGTGACTAAAGGCTTGAGAATATCCACGGCTACCCTTACCCTTACGGCTACCCTTACCCTTAGAAAAGTTTTCATGAGTACATGGTTCCTCATCGGATCCTCCACATCAATAACAATCTCCATCATGTCTCCAAACTGTTTCACTATTCATGTTCTCCAAGGGTAGCCCATGTATCTGAACCCAAAACTCCATATATTGATGGCTGACCTCCGATATTGATTCATGCTGTGACCATAATTGGAGATTTAGGAGATGACCTTTTATACTCCATGGCCCCCCTTTCAATATCTGTAGAGCTTTTCACATATCCTTGAAATTTATCAGAACTTTGTTACGTCCCACTTCAGAGATGGAAACTCCTTCTGGATTTTTCCAGATTTCCATAATGGCGTTTTTGCTTCTTCTAAATGGGACCTCCTTGCTTGATATGATTTGTCCTACTAAATTGATTTTGTCAACTTTACGTTCCTTTTGGCTGTTTAGTTTGATAGTGATTGTTTTTCCTTCTATTGGCTCCCTTTCGAAGTTTGGCATGTTTTGTGACATATTGTGTATCTTCTTATTGATGCAGTGCTGCTGGTGAAATATGTGGTTGTTGGTTTATTGACTAGCGTGGTAAACTAGTTTGAAAAGAGGAGTGAATGTGTGATCACAGGCATTGGGTTGTGAGGTGGAGGTGATGGAAGGTTAAGATTTGTATGGTATTTAATGTAACTGTTTAtgttttggttgaaattgaaattgaagcaACTCCCTAATTGGAGTAACCCTGTAGTGGTACTCTCCTGTAGAGAGGAAAGGTGCTCTCCTGTTGAGAGAATCTCCATTTAGGATCCTTGATGCATGCTTAACAACATCAACAATCTTCCAATCAAAATAGTGTAGAAGAGAGGCCAAGATGAAATGCACTGTTCTATGAGCAAGTGGAAGTGCTGGACACATTCTTCTTCCAGCCCCAAATGGAATGAGCCCAATATCAAAACTCTTAACATCCATTTTGGACTCTAAGAACCTTTCTGACACAAAGGAATTTGGGTCACTCCAAGTGCTAGAATTTCGTCCAATGGCCCATAAGTTAATTAGAACTTGTGTGTCCTTGGGAACTTTGAAGCCACATATTTCTACCATAGACTTTGATTTGTGTTGTAAAACTAAAAAGGGAACTGGTGGCTGCAACCGAAATGTTTCCTTCACAATTGCATTTATGTAATGAAATTCAGAGATATTTGATTCATGTGGCTTGCCATCTTTGCCAAGGACTTGTAGGAGCTCCTCTTTGACTCTAGCCATCTTTTTAGGGTTGTGCACCAATTCTGTCATTGCCCATTCTATTGTGCTTGTTGTTGTTTCTATCTCAGCAACAAATAAATCCTGGTACATCAATACAACAAATTATATATTATGTGCATTCATagatgtatataaatatataattttctctttattttttttgttaataattgTCCTAAATTTGCATTCAATAACTTAATTAAAATTTGTCTGAAAAACTAAGAATAagaattcattcaaaaattgAATTCTTTTCCATTTTAAAGCAAACAAAAGTtaataatttcaatttcaattagaataattctcatatttattctatttataaATTAGACCAACTTGGTCTAATTTTCAATTCCAGTCTCAtggttataattttaaaaattgaaaaattttaaatatccTTACAAAAGTATTCAATCTTTTTTGTAGTTAAGGACAAAttagtaaaatcaaaataaaaaaattcaattctaTTAAAATTATGTATCATTCTAAATTAtggatttgaattaaaaatagaattgaattctttttttaatagaattataattcttttctctaaaaaaaaCTTTTCAAACACACTCCAAACATTTCAAAAGGAAAAGAATTTTGTGTAAAAATACTCACCACAAATAAATGTAGTAAATAATGACAACTTAATTCTGTCAAACTATTTTCCTTGACGATATTAATAAAAGAATCCAATACATCATCGTATACTTTAAAATTCTTATTTGATGAAGTTTTTAGTAGCATTCTTTTATCGAAAATATCACCAAAAACTTTCAACAACTTCTGAGTATCGTCATCTCCCCTCTTTCGGATGCCTTGTGGATCAAGAAATTGAAGAAGTGGAAAAAGATCCGCCATATTTGCCTTCCCAGCATCTATCATTATGGACTCTATGTCACGGTTTTAGTTTTCACCTATGCCTTTtttcagaaataaaataaaaaaaaatatatttccccaACACGATTTTTGAACTTTAATTCttcaaatacgatttttttttttgtatttgggCAAGTTACCTCTGGCAAACTTCACTTCAAATATATCATATTGAGTTTGAAAAGTTAACAATGGTAACAATTATCATCGTCTCTAGAGTACATGAGAGTACACAAAAGTATACAAGAATAAGTCGTATTTTATTTTTGGGaaatagttattttttaaatttataattaaaaaaattattgttaaatatggcttattctAGTGTACCTGTGTATCTTTTAAGACGATAATGGGTGTCATCGTTAAATATGACttgtttttttaaatttataattaaaaaatatctttgaaGAAGCCATCTATGTTGTCTTTGTATTTTTGTGTATTCCTATATACTGTTTGAAGATCTATATACTATTTTGGAGACGATGATATGGATTAAAAAATGTGCACATGCTATCTGATCTCAAGTCTCAATAACAATACTCTTAGTGGCTCTGTCCTTTCATCTTCTCAGCACTTTGCAAGTGATATCTTAACTTGCACATCAAACTACCTCTTCCCCACTATGTTCCTACAATCCTACCACCATTTTATAGTCTGATTTACTTTGGATGCAACATCTGACCCATTGACGAGATAATTGATAGTTTCAGATCTAATAAGCTAAAATTATATGCGAAACTACCGATATAATCTTAAACTGTTAATTTTCTTATCAACCGTTCAGATGCAACACTGAACCTGAATAGGTCCAAATCCTTAGAGGGCAGTCCGGTGTACAAATGTCCTGTTAATGCAAAGTCCGAGAAAGGACTGCACTAAAGGGTGTAATGTAAATAGCTTAACCTGATAATTGCATTGGTAGTTAATTCTAGGCTTGAATCCTTGATCTTAAAGTCACACAGAGACAATTCAACCGTTGCTCCAAGGCTCCCCTTCCATAGATCCAAACCCTATATTTTGCTAAAATTTCATTATTAATAAAGCTAGAAGAGCATACACACCTAGAACTGTTACTGAAGAGATACAAAAGCATCCCTCTAGAAATTAGGAGACTGCTATAGCAATATTAATACACACCATCTACTATGATCAGATTAGACCTGAATGTAAGAGAAACATAATTCTAAAAAAGAATGTAAATAAAACCAGATCAAGGGGCCAAGGCAAGTACTATAAAGGTCATTCACACTTGTATACATTCCTACACGTCACCGTTACCTTGCTGAGCCTTTGACTCGTAAAAGAGCCTCACAGTAGAATAAATGGTAGCTGGTTCAGCCATTGCACCATTGCCATAATCACCACAAGCTAACCTCTTTGTAACCGGGGGGATGAGAGATATACCGAGCTCGTCAATGGCAATGAGATGTCGTTCCGTGAAAGGATTGTTCCACATGAAAGTGTTCATGGCTGGTGCAACAAAGAATGGCTTACTGTAGTCCCATGCTCGAACAATACATGTCAGTAGATTGTCACACAACCCTCCGGCAATCTAGAACAGCACATATGATCGcgaaataagaaaaataataaagcaaTGATTGCCGATTGCTTATGCTGAAATAGAAATATATTTGTAAACTAATAAGATGCATAGTAAAACAAAAGATCATGGTTACAGTCGGAGACTATCCCGGGACAGAATATGAAGACTTTGAAAGCCACTAACTTGTTTGCAAAGAGATCGACACAAAGATAGGTGAAATGTTTCTGTCCCAGAACATGGTTTCTCTGTCTTTTCTATCCATCTAATATAGAGACAATGTGTACAGATTTTCTCCATGTATACTGTCCCAGTGCCTCTATGCTGAGACAGTTACCAAACGAGGCCCATGTGATGCATCGGAACACAGATAATATTGTGTAAACTTGCTAGAAATGTAATTTAAAGTCAAAGAGAAACTAGCTTTAAATTCCACATACGATAAAATATATTTTGGGTTTAGGGAGAAAATGTGCCAACATGTATAAATCTAATTACCTTGCCAAGAGTGTTTGCTGATAATGGAGCGATGACCATGATATCAGCCCATTTGCGAAGCTCAATGTGAAGCACACTATCTCCTAGTTTCGTCCAACTTGACCATTCATTCTCGTCGGTATATAAAATTATATCCTTAGGAATTGCTTCTCTGTCAATAAAATGCAGTGACGCACTCGTTGCAACTGCTCTTACTTCTGCCCACTCAGAAAAACAATGACAGAGATTTGCAAATTTGACAGCAGCCACACTCCCACTAGCGGCGAGTAGAATCCGAGGCTTCCTTGATCCATTATCTACCGACATATTATCTCCTACTGAACTTACAGCTTCTGAGCGCGCCATCATCCAGAGATTTCAACAACGATCTTGAATATCCATGATATAAACAAGATTTTTCATCTTTACTCATTAAAAACCTCCAGATTGTAAACTAGAAAATTTCTGTTCATGCCACATCAATGCAAAAAAGGAGAAATTTCCTTTGTTGTTCAAAAACGCCACAATAATACATCTAATTCATATAGCATATATGTGACTATGGCCCTGAATTGTTAACATATAATCATATATCTCCAAATCCATATAAATGCAACAAATCAG includes:
- the LOC110265025 gene encoding geraniol 8-hydroxylase-like, which encodes MIDAGKANMADLFPLLQFLDPQGIRKRGDDDTQKLLKVFGDIFDKRMLLKTSSNKNFKVYDDDLFVAEIETTTSTIEWAMTELVHNPKKMARVKEELLQVLGKDGKPHESNISEFHYINAIVKETFRLQPPVPFLVLQHKSKSMVEICGFKVPKDTQVLINLWAIGRNSSTWSDPNSFVSERFLESKMDVKSFDIGLIPFGAGRRMCPALPLAHRTVHFILASLLHYFDWKIVDVVKHASRILNGDSLNRRAPFLSTGEYHYRDTAKKNAIRRWPWRRGIQTKPNHKLGVGQAKSLNRGEGRRWKQSKSQEGDEETEARDIQELQESAANGVGRSLEEGRKEKGKKGTSEN
- the LOC107609458 gene encoding probable phosphopantothenoylcysteine decarboxylase — protein: MMARSEAVSSVGDNMSVDNGSRKPRILLAASGSVAAVKFANLCHCFSEWAEVRAVATSASLHFIDREAIPKDIILYTDENEWSSWTKLGDSVLHIELRKWADIMVIAPLSANTLGKIAGGLCDNLLTCIVRAWDYSKPFFVAPAMNTFMWNNPFTERHLIAIDELGISLIPPVTKRLACGDYGNGAMAEPATIYSTVRLFYESKAQQGNGDV